AGCACATCCTCATACCCGGCCTGGTCAACGCGCATACGCATGCCGCGATGACTCTGATGCGGGGCATCGCGGACGACCTGCCTCTCATGCGATGGCTCGAGGAGCACATCTGGCCGGCGGAGGCGAAGCATGTCTCTCCGGAGTTCGTGCACGACGGCACCCTGCTCGCCATTGCGGAATCCCTGCGGGGCGGAGTCACCTGCTTCAACGACATGTACTTCTTCCCGGAAGTCGCTGCCCAGGCTGCCGTCGAAACGGGGATGCGCATGTCCGTAGGCATGATCGTCATCGAGTTTCCGACGCGCTATGCCGCCGATCCCCAGGACTACCTGGCCAAGGGGTTGGCGATGCGGGATGCTCTGAAGCGGGAACCGCGACTGTCGTTCTGCCTTGCACCTCACGCGCCGTACACCGTCAACGATCAGACCTTCGAGCGTGTAATGGTCCTGGCGGAACAGCTCGACGTTCCCGTGCACCTGCACCTGCACGAGACCATCGGCGAGATCCAGCAGTCGTTGGCTCTTCACATGAAGCGGCCCATCGAGCGCATGGAACGGCTCGGCGTGCTGAGCCCGCGGCTGATCGCCGTGCATGCGGTCCACCTGCTGGACGAGGAGATCAAGGCGCTGGCCCGCAACGGCTGCAGCATCGCGCACTGTCCCAGCTCGAACCTCAAGCTGGCAAGCGGCATTGCGCCGGTGGCGGAATGTCTGGACGCAGGCGTGAACGTCTCTCTGGGTACCGATGGTGCTGCCAGCAACAACCGGCTGGACATGTTCGAAGAAATGCGGCTCGCGGCCTTGCTGGCGAAGGCGGCAAGCGGAAAGGCGGATGTCCTGCCCGCACACCGCGCGCTGAAGATGGCCACGCTCGACGGTGCAAGAGCCCTTGGGCTGGATCGCCGCATCGGCTCCATCGAGCCGGGCAAACAGGCGGATCTCGTCGCCGTGAACCTGTCGGCGCTTGAGCTGTCTCCGTGCTTCGATCCCCTTTCGCACCTTGTCTATGCTGCCAGTCGTCAGGACGTGAGCCATGCCTGGGTGGATGGCCAACTCCTCCTCTCGGACGGCCGCCTTACCCGCATGGACACGGAGCAGCTCCGCAACCGGGTCGAGCGCTGGCGCACGGCGCTGATACTGTAAGGAATTCCCCCTCCATCATGATCAACGTCGATAACGCCGAACTGGAAAAATTCGCTGCGCTGGCGCACCGCTGGTGGGACCCCAACAGCGAGTTCAAGCCGTTGCACGACATCAATCCGCTGCGCCTCGACTACATCGATCGCGCGTCGGGCGGACTCGCCGGCAGGCGCGTACTGGATGTAGGGTGCGGCGGCGGCATTCTGTCGGAGTCGATGGCTGGCCGTGGCGCGGCCGTGATCGGCGTGGACCTCGGCGAGAAAGCCCTCAAGGTGGCGCAGTTGCACCTGCTCGAATCGGGACACAGCGTCGACTACCGGCTGCAGTCGGCCGAAACCGTGGCGCAGACCGAACCGGCGAGCTTCGATGTCGTCACCTGCATGGAGATGCTCGAGCACGTGCCGGATCCCGCGGCTACGGTGCAGGCGTGTGCAGCGGCCGCCAAACCGGGAGCTTCGCTGTTCTTTTCGACGATCAATCGCAATCCCAAAGCGTATCTCTTCGCCATCGTCGGAGCCGAGTACGTCCTCAAGCTCCTTCCCCGCGGCACGCATCAGTACGAGAAATTTCTCAAGCCCTCGGAGCTGTCCGGCTTCTGCCGGAGTGCCGGGCTGGAGACCGCCGAGGTCATCGGCATGACCTACAACCCCCTTTCCCGCGTCTACTCGCTGGGCCGGGATGCATCGGTCAATTACATCCTGCACGCGCGCAAACCGGCATGATCCGCGCCGTATTGTTCGACCTCGACGGCACTTTGGCGGACACGGCGCCCGACCTGGCCGGGGCCCTCAATCGTCAACGCGTGATCCGCGGCATGGAACCCCTTGCCGCTCGGTGAACTACGCCCGCACGCATCGAGCGGTGCCCGTGGTCTGCTCGGCGCGGGTTTCGGCATTGCTCCGGGGCACGAAGACTTCGAGTCGATGCGCGAGGAGTTCCTGCGGTTCTACGAGACCGACATCGCCGCGGAGACCACCCTCTTCGAAGGCGTGACGGACCTTCTGGACACGCTGGAAGCGCGCCGGCTCGCCTGGGGCATCGTGACCAACAAGATCGAGCGCTTCACTCTGCCTCTGGTCAGGCTGATCGGACTGTCGCCCCGGACACCTTGCGTGATCTCGGGCGACACGACGCCTCACGCCAAGCCCCATCCTGCCCCACTGCTGGAAGCGGCGGTCCGTCTTGGCATCGAGCCCCGGGCCTGCCTTTACGTGGGAGACGACGAGCGTGACATTGTGGCAGCACGGGCCGCGGGCATGAGATCCGTTGCCGTGCGCTATGGGTACCTGGGAGTGGCCTCCCCTCCCGAAGCGTGGGGCGCCGACGCGATCATCGACACACCCCTGGGCCTATTGAATTTCCTTCCGCCAGCACCACCTGTGTGATAATTCGGCGGGTAGGTAACTCGGGGCGTTCGTGGATGCCCCGATGCCGATCACCACAGACTCCGGGGGCGCTCCGGTTTCGACGTGGGTCGCAAAGCAGTTCAGTGCATGCCGAGGCCCAGTTACCTCGTAAATCCACTGGAAATCGACAGTCGCCAACGACGACCGTTACGCTCTCGCGGCTTAATCCCCGCGGGACTCTGCACCGGTATGGCCTAGGGCCGGCTAGCGCAAGCTAGAGCAGAGTCATTTACTAGGTCTAGCGTCGTCTCGGGTCACTTGAGCCGACGTTAAATCCAAGGTGACTCGCTTCACGTCAGCTTGCCGGTCGGCGGGCGTGCGGTCAGTACAAATGATCAGGCTAAGCATGTAGGGCTGGCTGTGGAGGGCTTACGGACGCGGGTTCGATTCCCGCCGCCTCCACAATATATAAAGGTCAACCGTTCTCGGTTGGCCTTTTTCTTTGCGCGCTCCCGCGTGTTCGCGGGGACTCCTGCGGATTCCTGCGGACTTCCTTCCCCGACCGTCTCGTCCGCCTCGGGCCCCATTTCGCTCTCTCCGCGCCGTTTTTCTCTCCGGCCTCGCTCCCCGATGAAGGGCCGAAGTCCGCAAGGGTCGTCGGCGGCCCCTTTAAATATCAACAAGTTACGTGCTGACCGTTCAAGCGGTTGGATGAAGGCATCGCTTGTCCAGAGGAAACGGCACGCCGGCTTACTTGCTGCTTGCGTAAACAAACTAGCCGCTCTGTTGACACAATAAACAAACACGCCTACGATTGGTTCAACTGAAACAAGTCGTGGGGCATCATGGATCCGAGCAACCTCGTCGGCATCAGCGAGATCGCCGATCTCGCCAAGGTCACTCGCCAAGTCGTCAGCAACTGGCGCCAGCGCTATGACCACTTTCCGCGCCCGGTGAAAACGCTCCAGAGCGGCCCGGTCTGGGATCGAGAGGTGGTCGAGGCCTGGGTCAAGAACTTCAAGGGCGAAGCCACGCACGTCCTGAGTTTCATCAACCTGAAGGGCGGCGTCGGCAAGACCACGACCGCGGTCGGCGTCGCTGAAATCCTTGCGCAGGAAGAGCGCAAGCACGTTCTGGTCGTGGATCTCGACCCGCAGACCAACGCCAGTGTCACGCTGATCTCCGAGGAACGCTGGGCGGAGATGGACAAGGCGGGGCAGACGGTCGCCCAACTGTTCGCCGATCGGCTGAACCCCAACGATCCGCCGAAGTTCGAGATCGAGAAATCCATCGCCCGCGGCGTCTCCACCATCAACGATGGCATTGCGCGTCTCGACCTGCTGCCGTCGAGCATACGTCTGATCGACATTCAGGACCGCATCCCGATGATCGCGTTGTCGGGCAACTTCACCGTCAACCCGCTGGACATCCTGAAGCACGCCCTGCAGCCGGTCATCGACCGGTACGACTACGTGATCATCGACTGCCCGCCCAGCCTCGGGATCGTCACCAAGAACGGCCTGCGCATTTCCACGGGATACGTCATTCCCACCATCCCAGACATCCTCTCCACCTGGGGCATCTACCAGATCGTCGACAACGTCCAGCGTTTTGCCGACGACATCGATCGGCCCATCCCGTCGCTCGGCATCGTCGCCACCAAGGTTCAGGGCAACAATCTCCATCGCCGCGTCATGGATGACCTGGGCGCCGGGCGTCTCGGTCGTTTCGGCGAAGCGGGTGCGCTGCCCCAGCCGCCCCTCTTCGCCAACAGCATTCCACAGACCGTGAATGTCGCACGTGGCGCGGACGTGGATGCCGACATCCGCACATTCAAGGGAAAATACGGCACGGCATACGAATCCATCCGCGGGCTGGCC
The window above is part of the Betaproteobacteria bacterium genome. Proteins encoded here:
- a CDS encoding TRZ/ATZ family hydrolase, with translation MPTSPADTQILRARWIAPVAPEEAVLHDHAVVVEGDGIAALLPLQDAQRRYPHARVVDLDEHILIPGLVNAHTHAAMTLMRGIADDLPLMRWLEEHIWPAEAKHVSPEFVHDGTLLAIAESLRGGVTCFNDMYFFPEVAAQAAVETGMRMSVGMIVIEFPTRYAADPQDYLAKGLAMRDALKREPRLSFCLAPHAPYTVNDQTFERVMVLAEQLDVPVHLHLHETIGEIQQSLALHMKRPIERMERLGVLSPRLIAVHAVHLLDEEIKALARNGCSIAHCPSSNLKLASGIAPVAECLDAGVNVSLGTDGAASNNRLDMFEEMRLAALLAKAASGKADVLPAHRALKMATLDGARALGLDRRIGSIEPGKQADLVAVNLSALELSPCFDPLSHLVYAASRQDVSHAWVDGQLLLSDGRLTRMDTEQLRNRVERWRTALIL
- a CDS encoding AAA family ATPase; the protein is MDPSNLVGISEIADLAKVTRQVVSNWRQRYDHFPRPVKTLQSGPVWDREVVEAWVKNFKGEATHVLSFINLKGGVGKTTTAVGVAEILAQEERKHVLVVDLDPQTNASVTLISEERWAEMDKAGQTVAQLFADRLNPNDPPKFEIEKSIARGVSTINDGIARLDLLPSSIRLIDIQDRIPMIALSGNFTVNPLDILKHALQPVIDRYDYVIIDCPPSLGIVTKNGLRISTGYVIPTIPDILSTWGIYQIVDNVQRFADDIDRPIPSLGIVATKVQGNNLHRRVMDDLGAGRLGRFGEAGALPQPPLFANSIPQTVNVARGADVDADIRTFKGKYGTAYESIRGLAKEIKTLCETRKP
- the ubiG gene encoding bifunctional 2-polyprenyl-6-hydroxyphenol methylase/3-demethylubiquinol 3-O-methyltransferase UbiG produces the protein MINVDNAELEKFAALAHRWWDPNSEFKPLHDINPLRLDYIDRASGGLAGRRVLDVGCGGGILSESMAGRGAAVIGVDLGEKALKVAQLHLLESGHSVDYRLQSAETVAQTEPASFDVVTCMEMLEHVPDPAATVQACAAAAKPGASLFFSTINRNPKAYLFAIVGAEYVLKLLPRGTHQYEKFLKPSELSGFCRSAGLETAEVIGMTYNPLSRVYSLGRDASVNYILHARKPA